Proteins encoded together in one Porites lutea chromosome 2, jaPorLute2.1, whole genome shotgun sequence window:
- the LOC140927171 gene encoding arrestin domain-containing protein 3-like, translated as MGKIDYFVVEFYGEKRTFYPGEAINGTLRLKVNKELKLRGLRIEFHGNAHVHWREEYDFRGTTRYEEYNNSQTYIDTLATLFGKAPGQSGNNPVLQPGDYSYPFQFLIPNIKMPTSVEGRYGYVRYWLKGIVDRRWRNDITTKAAFTMLEYVDINTPLLLQPCQIQEDRNVGCLCCVSGPISTIVYTDRGGYYPGESIGVSAVINNNSKNEIIGLEIQLIQLTVFIGSGGKKKHWEDKVASMFQEGVKPGEEIRMPMVPLPVPSLPPTMTSCSCIKISYFLRLKVRVKGASNSTLYIPITIGSVPYRPPLHPAQYPPPGAALTPSAPPLAGFDAASAYPPAATQYSDPAQNYPNIALVECVSGGASIEDKGDKKTLGDTSFTPMYPFVYNYQFPSAPPPSFP; from the exons ATGGGCAAGATTGATTACTTCGTCGTTGAATTTTATGGAGAGAAAAGGACGTTTTACCCAGGGGAGGCAATTAATGGAACCCTTCGTCTCAAAGTGAATAAGGAGTTAAAACTGCGAGGCCTACGGATTGAGTTTCATGGCAATGCTCACGTACACTGGAGAGAAGAGTACGATTTCAGGGGTACAACACGCTATGAAGAGTATAATAACAGCCAAACTTACATCGATACCTTAGCAACATTGTTCGGTAAAG CTCCAGGTCAGAGTGGCAATAACCCAGTTCTCCAGCCTGGTGATTACTCCTATCCATTTCAGTTTCTAATCCCAAACATTAAAATGCCAACCTCAGTAGAAGGAAGGTATGGCTATGTTCGCTACTGGTTAAAAGGAATTGTTGACCGCCGATGGAGAAATGATATCACTACCAAAGCAGCTTTCACTATGTTGGAATATGTGGACATCAATACACCGCTGCTTTTA CAACCTTGTCAGATCCAGGAGGATCGCAATGTGGGATGCCTGTGCTGTGTATCTGGTCCAATCAGTACTATTGTCTATACTGACAGAGGAGGTTACTATCCAGGAGAATCTATTGGTGTCTCTGCAGtcattaataataattcaaaaaatgagatTATTGGGCTGGAGATACAACTTATTCAACTCACTGTCTTCATTGGTTCTGGTG gaaaaaaaaaacactgggaAGATAAGGTTGCATCCATGTTTCAAGAAGGAGTGAAGCCTGGGGAAGAGATTCGCATGCCAATGGTACCACTTCCAGTCCCCTCTCTGCCTCCAACCATGACGAGTTGCAGTTGCATAAAGATATCATATTTTCTACGG CTGAAAGTTAGAGTGAAGGGTGCCTCCAACTCAACATTATACATTCCAATCACAATTGGCTCAGTTCCATATCGGCCGCCCCTTCATCCAGCCCAATACCCACCCCCAGGTGCTGCTTTGACTCCTAGTGCCCCACCACTGGCGGGATTTGACGCAGCATCAGCGTATCCACCAGCCGCTACACAGTATAGTGACCCTGCGCAGAATTATCCAAATATTG CTCTCGTAGAGTGTGTTAGCGGTGGAGCGTCAATTGAAGACAAGGGCGATAAAAAGACGCTGGGTGATACCAGCTTTACACCAATGTACCCGTTTGTTTATAACTACCAATTTCCCTCTGCACCGCCTCCTTCTTTTCCCTAA
- the LOC140928970 gene encoding arrestin domain-containing protein 3-like, translated as MGKIDYFVVEFYGGKRTFYPGEAINGTLRLKVNKELKLRGLRIEFHGKAHVHWSETHGSGDNRRTRHYNNSQTYIDTLATLFGKAPGQSGNDPVLQPGDYSYPFQFLIPNTNMPTSVEGRYGYVRYWLKGIVDRPWRFDITTKAAFTMLEYVDINTPLLLQPCQIQEDRNVGCLCCVSGPLSIIVYTDRGGYCPGESIGVSAVINNNSKNEIIGLEIQLIQLTVFIASGGKQKHWEDKVASMFQEGVKPGEETRMPMVPLPVPSLPPTMTSCSCIRISYCLRLKVRVKGAFNSTLNIPITIGSVPYRPPLHPAQYPPPGAALTPSAPPLAGFDAASAYPPAATQYSDPTQNYPNIAPPSYAECVSGGASIDDEGDKKMLGDTSFTPMYPFVNNYQLPSAPPPSFP; from the exons ATGGGCAAGATTGATTACTTCGTCGTTGAATTTTATGGAGGGAAAAGGACGTTTTACCCAGGGGAGGCAATTAATGGAACCCTCCGTCTCAAAGTGAATAAGGAGTTAAAACTGCGAGGCCTACGGATTGAGTTTCATGGCAAAGCTCACGTACATTGGAGTGAAACCCACGGATCTGGAGATAACAGGAGAACAAGACACTATAATAACAGCCAAACTTACATCGATACCTTAGCAACATTGTTCGGTAAAG CTCCAGGTCAGAGTGGCAATGACCCAGTTCTCCAGCCTGGTGATTACTCCTATCCATTTCAGTTTCTAATCCCAAACACTAATATGCCGACCTCAGTAGAAGGAAGGTATGGCTATGTTCGCTACTGGTTAAAGGGAATTGTTGACCGCCCATGGAGATTTGATATCACGACCAAAGCAGCTTTCACTATGTTGGAATATGTGGACATCAATACACCTCTGCTTTTA CAACCTTGTCAGATCCAAGAGGATCGTAATGTGGGATGCCTGTGCTGTGTATCTGGTCCACTCAGTATTATTGTCTATACTGACAGAGGAGGTTACTGTCCAGGAGAATCTATTGGTGTCTCTGCAGtcattaataataattcaaaaaatgagatTATTGGGCTGGAGATACAACTTATTCAACTCACTGTCTTCATTGCTTCTGGTG GGAAACAAAAACACTGGGAAGATAAGGTTGCATCCATGTTTCAAGAAGGAGTGAAGCCTGGGGAAGAGACTCGCATGCCAATGGTACCACTTCCAGTCCCCTCTCTGCCCCCTACCATGACGAGTTGCAGTTGCATAAGGATATCGTATTGTCTACGG CTGAAAGTTAGAGTGAAGGGTGCCTTCAACTCAACATTAAACATTCCTATCACAATTGGCTCAGTTCCATATCGGCCGCCCCTTCATCCAGCCCAATACCCACCCCCAGGTGCTGCTTTGACTCCTAGTGCCCCACCACTGGCGGGATTTGACGCAGCATCAGCGTATCCACCAGCCGCTACACAGTATAGTGACCCTACGCAGAATTATCCAAATATTG ctCCTCCTTCGTACGCAGAGTGTGTTAGCGGTGGAGCGTCAATCGATGACGAGGGCGATAAAAAGATGCTGGGTGATACCAGCTTTACACCAATGTACCCATTTGTTAATAACTACCAACTTCCCTCTGCACCGCCTCCTTCATTTCCCTAA